In one Agrobacterium tumefaciens genomic region, the following are encoded:
- the gcvP gene encoding aminomethyl-transferring glycine dehydrogenase has product MTTPTEFHFTDYQPYDFANRRHIGPSPSEMAEMLKVVGYKSLDALIDATVPSSIRQKVPLTWGAALTEREALDRLRETANKNQVLTSLIGQGYYGTITPPVIQRNILENPAWYTAYTPYQPEISQGRLEALLNYQTMVCDLTGLDVANASLLDEATAAAEAMAMCQRVAKSKATAFFVDANCHPQTIALIETRAAPLGWKVIVGNPFTDLDPVDVFGAIFQYPGTHGHVSDFSGLISRLHQTGAIAAVAADLLALTLLKSPGEMGADIAIGTSQRFGVPVGYGGPHAAYMAVKDAHKRSMPGRLVGVSVDARGNRAYRLSLQTREQHIRREKATSNICTAQVLLAVMASMYGVFHGPQGIKAIAQQTHQKAVLMAKGLEKLGYTIEPETFFDTITVEVGHMQGVILRSAVAEGVNLRKVGATKIGMSLDERTRPATLEAVWRAFGGNFSISDFEPEYRLPKELLRTSQYMTHPIFHMNRAESEMTRYIRRLSDRDLALDRSMIPLGSCTMKLNATAEMLPITWPEFSDIHPFVPADQALGYKEMIDDLSEKLCSVTGYDAFSMQPNSGAQGEYAGLLTIRNYHLANGDTHRDVCLIPTSAHGTNPASAQMVGMKVVPVKVRDNGDIDIDDFRAKAEQYTENLSCCMITYPSTHGVFEETVREICEITHKHGGQVYLDGANMNAMVGLARPGDIGSDVSHLNLHKTFCIPHGGGGPGMGPIGVKAHLAPYLPGHPATDGREGAVSAAPFGSPSILPISWSYCLMMGGEGLTQATKVAILNANYIAERLKGAYDVLYKSETGRVAHECIIDTRPLADSCGVTVDDVAKRLIDCGFHAPTMSWPVAGTLMIEPTESETKAEIDRFCDAMLAIREEARDIEEGRADKTNNPLKNAPHTVEDLVGEWDRPYSREKGCFPPGAFRIDKYWSPVNRIDNVYGDRNLICTCPPMEAYAEAAE; this is encoded by the coding sequence ATGACGACGCCCACCGAATTCCATTTCACCGACTATCAGCCCTATGATTTCGCCAACCGGCGTCACATCGGGCCGTCGCCGTCGGAAATGGCCGAGATGCTGAAGGTCGTTGGCTATAAGAGCCTCGACGCCCTGATCGACGCCACCGTTCCCTCCTCCATCCGCCAGAAGGTGCCGCTGACCTGGGGTGCCGCGTTGACCGAACGCGAGGCGCTCGACCGCCTGCGTGAAACGGCCAACAAGAACCAGGTTCTGACCTCGCTTATCGGCCAGGGTTATTACGGCACCATCACGCCGCCGGTCATCCAGCGCAATATTCTGGAAAACCCGGCCTGGTACACCGCCTATACGCCCTATCAGCCGGAAATCAGCCAGGGCCGCCTTGAGGCGCTGTTGAACTATCAGACGATGGTGTGCGACCTGACTGGTCTCGATGTCGCCAACGCATCGCTGCTCGATGAAGCGACGGCGGCTGCCGAAGCCATGGCGATGTGCCAGCGTGTTGCCAAGTCCAAGGCGACCGCCTTCTTCGTTGACGCCAATTGCCATCCGCAGACCATTGCGCTGATCGAGACGCGTGCGGCCCCGCTCGGCTGGAAGGTGATTGTCGGTAACCCGTTTACCGATCTCGATCCGGTCGACGTGTTCGGCGCGATCTTCCAGTATCCGGGCACGCACGGCCATGTCAGCGATTTCTCAGGCCTGATTTCCCGCCTGCACCAGACGGGTGCGATTGCTGCCGTCGCCGCCGATCTTCTGGCGCTGACGCTTCTGAAGTCGCCCGGCGAAATGGGTGCGGATATCGCCATCGGCACCTCGCAGCGTTTCGGCGTTCCGGTTGGTTACGGCGGTCCGCATGCGGCCTACATGGCCGTCAAGGACGCCCATAAGCGCTCCATGCCCGGCCGTCTGGTCGGCGTCTCGGTCGATGCCCGCGGCAACCGCGCCTATCGCCTGTCGCTGCAGACCCGCGAGCAGCATATCCGCCGCGAAAAGGCGACGTCGAACATCTGCACCGCGCAGGTGCTGCTCGCCGTCATGGCCTCCATGTATGGCGTCTTCCATGGCCCGCAGGGTATCAAGGCCATTGCCCAGCAGACCCACCAGAAGGCGGTGCTGATGGCCAAGGGGCTGGAAAAGCTCGGCTACACCATCGAGCCGGAAACCTTCTTTGACACCATCACCGTTGAAGTCGGCCATATGCAGGGCGTCATCCTGCGTTCGGCCGTGGCGGAAGGCGTGAACCTGCGCAAGGTCGGCGCGACCAAGATCGGCATGAGCCTTGACGAGCGTACGCGCCCGGCAACGCTTGAGGCCGTCTGGCGTGCTTTCGGCGGCAATTTCTCGATCTCGGATTTTGAGCCGGAATATCGCCTGCCGAAGGAATTGCTGCGCACCAGCCAGTATATGACGCATCCGATCTTCCACATGAACCGTGCCGAAAGCGAGATGACCCGTTACATCCGCCGCCTTTCGGACCGTGATCTGGCGCTCGACCGCTCGATGATCCCGCTCGGTTCCTGCACCATGAAACTGAATGCGACAGCGGAAATGCTGCCGATCACCTGGCCGGAATTTTCCGACATCCATCCCTTCGTGCCGGCCGATCAGGCGCTCGGTTACAAGGAGATGATCGACGATCTTTCCGAAAAGCTGTGCTCGGTCACCGGTTACGACGCCTTCTCCATGCAGCCGAATTCCGGCGCGCAGGGCGAATATGCCGGGCTTCTGACCATCCGCAACTATCACCTCGCCAATGGCGACACACATCGTGACGTCTGCCTCATTCCGACTTCCGCGCATGGCACCAACCCTGCCTCGGCGCAGATGGTCGGCATGAAGGTGGTGCCGGTGAAAGTGCGGGATAACGGCGACATCGATATCGATGATTTCCGAGCAAAAGCAGAGCAGTATACGGAAAACCTCTCGTGCTGCATGATCACTTACCCGTCCACCCACGGCGTGTTCGAGGAGACGGTTCGCGAGATCTGCGAGATCACCCACAAGCATGGTGGACAGGTCTATCTCGACGGCGCCAACATGAACGCCATGGTCGGCCTTGCCCGTCCCGGCGATATCGGTTCCGACGTTTCGCATCTCAACCTGCACAAGACCTTCTGCATTCCGCATGGCGGCGGTGGCCCCGGTATGGGTCCGATCGGTGTCAAGGCGCATCTTGCTCCTTACCTTCCCGGCCATCCGGCGACGGACGGCCGTGAGGGTGCGGTGTCTGCTGCCCCGTTTGGTTCGCCGTCGATCCTGCCGATTTCCTGGAGCTATTGCCTGATGATGGGCGGCGAAGGGCTGACGCAGGCGACCAAGGTGGCGATCCTCAATGCCAATTACATCGCCGAACGGCTGAAGGGCGCTTATGACGTGCTCTACAAGTCCGAAACGGGACGTGTGGCGCATGAATGCATCATCGATACCCGCCCGCTGGCTGACAGCTGCGGCGTGACGGTGGACGATGTCGCAAAACGCCTCATCGACTGCGGTTTCCATGCGCCGACCATGAGCTGGCCGGTTGCCGGCACGCTGATGATCGAGCCGACGGAATCCGAAACCAAGGCGGAAATCGACCGTTTCTGCGATGCCATGCTGGCGATCCGTGAGGAAGCCCGCGACATCGAGGAAGGTCGTGCGGACAAGACCAACAACCCGCTGAAGAACGCGCCGCATACGGTGGAAGACCTCGTCGGCGAATGGGATCGTCCCTATAGCCGCGAAAAGGGCTGCTTCCCGCCTGGCGCCTTCCGCATCGACAAATACTGGTCGCCGGTCAACCGCATCGACAATGTCTATGGCGACCGCAACCTCATCTGCACCTGCCCGCCGATGGAGGCTTATGCCGAAGCCGCCGAATAA
- the gcvH gene encoding glycine cleavage system protein GcvH gives MLKFTAEHEWLKFEGDIATVGITSHAAEQLGDLVFVELPEVGATFSKDGDAATVESVKAASDVYCPLDGEVVEINQAIVDDPSLVNSDPQGAGWFFKLKLSNAADADTLLDEAAYKELIA, from the coding sequence ATGCTGAAATTTACCGCAGAACACGAATGGCTGAAGTTCGAAGGCGATATCGCCACCGTTGGCATCACCAGCCACGCCGCTGAACAGCTTGGCGATCTCGTCTTCGTCGAATTGCCGGAAGTGGGCGCCACCTTCTCCAAGGATGGCGACGCGGCGACTGTTGAATCCGTCAAGGCGGCTTCCGACGTCTATTGTCCGCTGGATGGCGAAGTGGTGGAAATTAACCAGGCCATCGTCGATGATCCTTCGCTGGTCAATTCCGACCCGCAGGGCGCCGGCTGGTTCTTCAAACTCAAGCTTTCCAACGCCGCAGATGCCGATACGCTGCTCGACGAAGCAGCCTACAAGGAGCTGATCGCGTAA